A stretch of DNA from Rhodococcus sp. NBC_00297:
TCGGCGCGGTCCTGGTACTTGGGCACCAGATTCCAGGCCAGGGCGCCGATCAGCGCGATGACCACGACGGATGCCGCCACCGTCAGCCACGGGATCTGGCGCCGCTTGCCCGATCCCACGCTGGAGGGGACACCACCCTTGTTCCGGGTGCCGGTCTTGCTGGCAGCCTTGATGGCCTTGGCTGACTTCTTGTCGGAACCGCTTGGCATGGTCGGAGCGCTCTTTCGATCGAGGAGATGAGTGGCCGCCTACTCGAGGCAGCCCCACTGTACGGAGGGAGTCTGAGCCCTCGCTGAAGCGCTCCCGTCGGACCCACCGGTGACCGCGGTCGGGGTGCTGTGCAGCGAGACCATAGGATAAGGCCCCGTGACTCCCGCCGACCTCGCCGAACTGCTGCATGCCACCGCAGCGGCCGTGCTCACCGAGCACGGACTCGATCCTGCCGTGTTGCCCGCGACGGTGACGGTGGACCGCCCGCGCAATCCCGAGCACGGCGACTACGCGACCAACGTCGCGATGCAGGTGGCCAAGAAGGCGGGCGTCAGCCCCCGCGACCTGGCGACCTGGCTCGCGGACGGTCTGGCCGGTGCCGACGCTGTCGAGGCCGTCGACGTGGCCGGTCCCGGATTCCTCAACATCCGGCTCGCGAAGTCCGCTCAGGGCGCCATCGTGGAGCGCGTGCAGCGCGAGAACGATCGCTACGGCTGGTCCGACGAGCTCACCGGGACCTCGATCAACCTGGAGTTCGTCTCGGCGAACCCCACGGGTCCCGTGCACCTGGGCGGCGCCCGCTGGGCCGCGGTGGGCGACGCCCTGGGGCGCATCCTCACCTCGCGGGGTGCCGCGGTCACCCGCGAGTACTACTTCAACGATCACGGCGCGCAGATCGATCGGTTCGCACGCTCGCTGGTCGCCTCGGCGCTGGGTCTGCCCGCTCCGGAGGACGGCTACGCGGGCGAGTACATCGCCGAGATCGCCGCGGCCGTCGTCACGCAGCGACCGGACGTGATGGGTCTGCCCGACGACGAGCGGCAGGAGGTGTTCCGAGCCCTCGGCGTCGACGCGATGTTCACGAAGATCAAGTCGGACCTGCACGAGTTCGGCACCGACTTCGACGTGTACTTCCACGAGAACTCGCTCTTCGAGTCCGGCGCGGTCGAGCGCGCTGTGGAGACGCTGAAATCCTCGGGCAACCTGTACGAGAAGGACGGGGCCTGGTGGCTCCGCAGCACCGAGTACGGCGACGACAAGGATCGCGTCGTGGTCAAGAGCGACGGCAACGCCGCGTACATCGCCGGCGACATCGCGTACTTCCAGGACAAGCGATCTCGCGGGTTCGACCTGTGCATCTACATGCTCGGCGCGGACCACCACGGCTACATCGGTCGGCTCAAGGCCGCTGCCGCAGCCTTCGGCGACGATCCGGCGACCGTCGAGGTGCTCATCGGTCAGATGGTCAACCTCGTCCGCGACGGTGTCGCCGTGAAGATGAGCAAGCGTGCGGGCACGGTGATCTCTCTCGACGACCTCGTGGAGGCCATCGGGATCGACGCCGCGCGGTACGTGATGGTGCGGTCGTCGGTCGACTCGTCGATCGACATCGATCTCGCGCTGTGGGCGAGCCGGAGCAACGACAACCCGGTGTACTACGTGCAGTACGCCCACGCCCGGTTGTGTTCTCTCGCCCGCGGTGCCGAGGAGCTGGGCGTCTCCGCCGCGGATCCCGACTTCGCGCTGCTGACCCATGCCGCGGAAGGTGACCTCGTCCGTACCGTCGGGGAGTTCCCCCGCGTCGTCGCCAGTGCGGCGGGGCTGCGCGAACCCCACCGGATCGCCCGGTACCTCGAGGAGTTGGCGGGTGCCTATCACCGGTTCTACGGAGCGTGTCGAGTACTTCCCCGAGGAGACGAGGATCCGATGCCCGTCCACACAGCGCGGCTCGCCCTGGGCGACGCCACCCGGCAGGTCCTGGCCAATGGCCTGGCCATGCTCGGTGTCAGCGCACCGGAGAAGATGTGAGCGCGCATCCCGCCGGGCCGCGGCACGCCGAGCAGTCGGGCCCCGGCACCCCGGAGCGTCCGGCGGACAGCGCGGCACTCACGGACCTTCATCCGAAGGTGTTTCCCCGCAACGCAGCTCGTGGTGACGACGGTGTCGTGACGCTGGCCGGTGTTCCGGTGACGGAACTTGCCGCCACGTACGGCACGCCGCTGTTCGTCATCGACGAGGACGATTTCCGGTCGCGCTGCCGCGAGATGGCGGAGGCGTTCGGTGCCCCCGAGCGGGTGCACTACGCGTCCAAGGCCTTCCTGTGTGGGGAGATCGCTCGCTGGGTCGCGGACGAGGGTCTGTCCCTCGACGTGTGCTCGGGCGGCGAGCTGGCGATCGCACTGAACGCGGGCTTCCCGGCGAACCGGATCGCGATGCACGGCAACAACAAGTCACGGGCCGAACTGGAGGCGGGAGTGCGCGCCGGTGTCGAGCACGTCGTGCTGGACTCGATGATCGAGATCGACCGGCTCGACGAGGTCGCTGCCGCGGCGGGAACGGTGCAGGACGTCCTGATCCGCATCACCGTCGGGGTCGAGGCACACACGCACGAATTCATCGCCACCGCCCACGAGGACCAGAAGTTCGGTTTCAGCCTGTCCGACGGCAGCGCGCTCCGGGCCGTCAGTCGGGTGTTCGAGACCGACAATCTGCGCCTCGTCGGCCTGCACTCGCACATCGGATCCCAGATCTTCGAGGTCGACGGGTTCGAGCTCGCGGCTCACCGCGTGATCGGGTTGCTGCGCGACATCAAGGCCGAGTTCGGCACCGAGAAGACCTCGCAGATCACCGTGGTCGATCTCGGCGGCGGCATGGGCATCCACTACGTGCCGGGGGACAACCCGCCCCCCGTGCAGGATCTGGCCGCCAAGCTCGCCCACATCGTCGAGTCCGAGTCGGCGGCCGCCGGGATCCCCACTCCGACACTGGCAGTGGAGCCCGGACGCGCGATCGCGGGACCGGGCACCGTGACGCTGTACGAGGTGGGCACCGTCAAGGACGTCACCGTCGACAGCACCCACACGCGCCGCTACATCAGCGTCGACGGGGGCATGAGCGACAACATCCGGACCTCGCTCTATCAGGCCGAGTACGTCGGCCGCCTCGCGTCGCGTACGTCGGAGGCTCCGGCCGTTCTGGCCCGGATCGTCGGAAAGCACTGCGAGAGTGGCGACATCGTCATCCGCGACACATGGCAGCCCGAGGATCTCGGTCCCGGTGACCTGTTCACCGTGGGCGCGACGGGTGCGTACTGCTACTCGATGTCGTCCCGGTACAACCTTCTGCCCCGTCCGGCCGTCGTCGCCGTGCGGGACGGGCAAGCGCGGCTGGTACTCCGCCGCGAAACGTTCGACGACCTGCTCAGCTTGGAGGTAGACCGGTGACCGCTCCAGAATCGTCAGTGTCGTCGGAGGCCGCGGCCTTCGTCAGTCCCGTGGACAAGCCGATCGGCGTCGCCGTCCTCGGTATGGGGAACGTCGGCAGCGAGGTCGTGCGCATCCTGCTCGATCACGCCACCGATCTCACCGCCCGCGTCGGTGCGCCGCTCGTGCTGCGGGGAGTCGCGGTGCGCGACATCGGCAAGGACCGCGGCATCGACCCCGACCTGCTGACCACCGACGTGCGCGCACTCGTCGCGCGCGACGACGTCGACCTGGTGGTCGAGGTGCTCGGCGGCATCGAGCCGGCCCGCGAACTGATCCTCGCCGCGCTCAACGCCGGCAAGTCGGTCGTCACGGCCAACAAGGCACTCCTCGCCGAGTACACCGGTGAGTTGGCCGACGCCGCCGAGAGCCACCGCGCCGACCTGTACTTCGAAGCCGCTGTGGCAGGGGCCATTCCGGTGGTCCGGCCGCTGATGCAGTCTCTCGCCGGCGACCGGGTGAACCGTGTCATCGGCATCGTCAACGGCACGACGAACTTCATCCTCTCGGCCATGGACGAGACGGGTGCGGACTACGCGGACACGCTTGCGGAGGCGGGACGGCTGGGATACGCGGAGGCGGATCCGACGGCCGACGTCGAGGGCTTCGATGCTGCGGCGAAGGCCGCCATCCTGGCCTCGCTCGCGTTCCACACGCGGGTCACCTCGGCCGACGTACACCGCGAAGGGATCTCCTCGATCACCGCGGCGGACATCGCCACCGCGCGTGCGTTCGACTGCACCGTCAAGCTTCTCGCGCTGTGCGAGCGTGTGAGTGACGACGACGGCAACGACCGCATCTCCGTCCGCGTCTACCCGTCGCTCGTACCGCTGTCGCACCCGCTCGCCTCGGTGTCGGGTGCCTTCAACGCCGTCGTGGTCGAAGCCGAGGCCGCGGGACGGCTCATGTTCTACGGCCAGGGTGCGGGCGGCGCTCCCACCGCGTCCGCCGTCATGGGCGACCTGGTGATGGCGGCGCGCAACAAGTTCTACGGCGGCCGTGGACCCGGGGAGTCGACGTACGCCAAGCTCCCCGTCGCACCCATGGGGGACACCCCAACGCGGTACCACGTCAACATGCAGGTCGCGGATCGCGCCGGAGTGCTCTCCGCCGTCGCGGCCGAGTTCGCCAAGAACGACGTCAGCATCTCCACGGTGCGCCAGGAGGGCGCGAGCAAGCATGCCCGTCTCGTCGTCGTCACGCACCGCGCCAAGGACTCGGCTCTGGCGGCCACCGTGGACGCGCTGAAGGAACTCGACATCGTCACCGCCGTCACCAGCGTTCTCCGACTCGAGGGAACGTCCGAATGATCGGGATCTCGA
This window harbors:
- the lysA gene encoding diaminopimelate decarboxylase, which codes for MSAHPAGPRHAEQSGPGTPERPADSAALTDLHPKVFPRNAARGDDGVVTLAGVPVTELAATYGTPLFVIDEDDFRSRCREMAEAFGAPERVHYASKAFLCGEIARWVADEGLSLDVCSGGELAIALNAGFPANRIAMHGNNKSRAELEAGVRAGVEHVVLDSMIEIDRLDEVAAAAGTVQDVLIRITVGVEAHTHEFIATAHEDQKFGFSLSDGSALRAVSRVFETDNLRLVGLHSHIGSQIFEVDGFELAAHRVIGLLRDIKAEFGTEKTSQITVVDLGGGMGIHYVPGDNPPPVQDLAAKLAHIVESESAAAGIPTPTLAVEPGRAIAGPGTVTLYEVGTVKDVTVDSTHTRRYISVDGGMSDNIRTSLYQAEYVGRLASRTSEAPAVLARIVGKHCESGDIVIRDTWQPEDLGPGDLFTVGATGAYCYSMSSRYNLLPRPAVVAVRDGQARLVLRRETFDDLLSLEVDR
- a CDS encoding homoserine dehydrogenase, giving the protein MTAPESSVSSEAAAFVSPVDKPIGVAVLGMGNVGSEVVRILLDHATDLTARVGAPLVLRGVAVRDIGKDRGIDPDLLTTDVRALVARDDVDLVVEVLGGIEPARELILAALNAGKSVVTANKALLAEYTGELADAAESHRADLYFEAAVAGAIPVVRPLMQSLAGDRVNRVIGIVNGTTNFILSAMDETGADYADTLAEAGRLGYAEADPTADVEGFDAAAKAAILASLAFHTRVTSADVHREGISSITAADIATARAFDCTVKLLALCERVSDDDGNDRISVRVYPSLVPLSHPLASVSGAFNAVVVEAEAAGRLMFYGQGAGGAPTASAVMGDLVMAARNKFYGGRGPGESTYAKLPVAPMGDTPTRYHVNMQVADRAGVLSAVAAEFAKNDVSISTVRQEGASKHARLVVVTHRAKDSALAATVDALKELDIVTAVTSVLRLEGTSE
- the argS gene encoding arginine--tRNA ligase, with product MTPADLAELLHATAAAVLTEHGLDPAVLPATVTVDRPRNPEHGDYATNVAMQVAKKAGVSPRDLATWLADGLAGADAVEAVDVAGPGFLNIRLAKSAQGAIVERVQRENDRYGWSDELTGTSINLEFVSANPTGPVHLGGARWAAVGDALGRILTSRGAAVTREYYFNDHGAQIDRFARSLVASALGLPAPEDGYAGEYIAEIAAAVVTQRPDVMGLPDDERQEVFRALGVDAMFTKIKSDLHEFGTDFDVYFHENSLFESGAVERAVETLKSSGNLYEKDGAWWLRSTEYGDDKDRVVVKSDGNAAYIAGDIAYFQDKRSRGFDLCIYMLGADHHGYIGRLKAAAAAFGDDPATVEVLIGQMVNLVRDGVAVKMSKRAGTVISLDDLVEAIGIDAARYVMVRSSVDSSIDIDLALWASRSNDNPVYYVQYAHARLCSLARGAEELGVSAADPDFALLTHAAEGDLVRTVGEFPRVVASAAGLREPHRIARYLEELAGAYHRFYGACRVLPRGDEDPMPVHTARLALGDATRQVLANGLAMLGVSAPEKM